Proteins encoded in a region of the Candidatus Bathyarchaeota archaeon genome:
- a CDS encoding Gfo/Idh/MocA family oxidoreductase → MSDSRLKIAIVGLGKMGLLHASLLSTLPETQIVAVCDKSALMNMVFKKVFSKKDIKVLNNTDKLSGLDLDAVYVTTPISSHYPIIKELLTTQITRNIFVEKTLASNYDQSKELCELAKKNGSLTMVGYMKRYSAVFGKAKQLLREGKLGEPQSFKSYAFSSDFLGLTKESQTSAARGGAIKDIGCHIIDLTLWLLGDFKVTGILSCTKSGEAETSVSFNVLNPDGVPGQFDISQCVPNYRLPEFGCSIKGPKGAIDVNDDRVFLTLKDGTKQSWYRQNLDDSVQFALGETEYFRENQEYINALKMGRGAEPPFESASKVDYIIGEVKRELL, encoded by the coding sequence ATGTCTGACTCAAGATTGAAAATAGCGATAGTTGGATTGGGAAAAATGGGTTTGCTGCATGCAAGCCTTCTAAGTACCCTACCTGAAACACAAATAGTTGCCGTATGCGACAAGAGCGCTTTAATGAATATGGTATTCAAGAAAGTTTTCTCTAAAAAAGACATAAAAGTCCTTAACAATACTGACAAGCTATCTGGGCTCGATCTAGATGCAGTTTATGTAACAACTCCGATTTCATCACATTATCCAATAATTAAAGAACTCTTAACAACTCAAATTACTCGTAACATATTTGTTGAGAAAACACTTGCCTCAAATTATGATCAATCAAAAGAATTATGTGAGCTTGCTAAGAAAAATGGCAGTTTAACCATGGTTGGTTACATGAAGCGGTATTCTGCTGTTTTTGGGAAGGCAAAGCAGTTACTAAGAGAAGGAAAATTGGGGGAACCGCAATCCTTTAAATCTTATGCTTTCTCATCTGATTTTCTTGGTTTAACTAAAGAATCTCAAACATCAGCAGCTCGCGGTGGCGCCATTAAGGATATCGGTTGCCACATAATAGACTTGACGTTATGGTTACTGGGCGATTTTAAGGTAACTGGTATCTTATCTTGTACAAAGAGCGGGGAGGCTGAGACTTCTGTTTCATTTAACGTTTTAAATCCCGATGGTGTGCCTGGCCAGTTCGATATTTCACAATGCGTTCCAAATTATAGACTGCCTGAATTCGGCTGCTCCATTAAGGGGCCAAAGGGAGCAATTGATGTGAACGATGACCGTGTTTTCCTTACTTTGAAGGACGGGACCAAACAAAGTTGGTATCGGCAAAACCTCGATGACAGTGTCCAATTTGCACTGGGCGAAACAGAGTATTTCCGAGAAAACCAGGAATATATTAACGCGTTAAAGATGGGTCGTGGGGCCGAACCGCCGTTCGAATCGGCGTCAAAGGTCGATTATATTATCGGCGAAGTGAAAAGGGAGTTGCTTTAA
- a CDS encoding glycosyltransferase, with protein MLDIASTVFYILTFVPIGLLISYGSIIVYYGRKNLVLLKPPNQVYEPSVSVVVATHNESKIISKKIENLLSSSYPQAKLEILFADDSNDATPQIISKYAEKSPNIRLMHFEKRMGYSPSMLAGCQAAKGEIIILNDAASFLEPSSISIMVERFKDPKIGVVSGRDVILNTDEDAGKSESIYQRLYNFLRVAETNMDSTFYIKGEAAAVRKSALDNLQASTETFDTTVGLAARREGFKVIYDPTVSFHEYAPATHSGRVQQKTIRAAHLMRVLWRYKDMMFKPGYGKYGSLILPFNFALLTLLPVFILVWSCSLVVLTFLNLSAAVYFWSLIGIAVLLLLVFSRRILVTFVEFEYSLLKAIYQIIFVKKVHDKIDTVASTRRV; from the coding sequence ATGCTAGATATTGCTTCAACTGTTTTTTATATTTTAACATTTGTTCCTATCGGGCTTTTAATAAGTTACGGTTCAATCATCGTTTATTATGGAAGGAAAAACCTAGTTTTGCTAAAACCCCCGAATCAAGTTTATGAGCCTTCCGTGTCAGTTGTAGTGGCAACCCATAATGAATCAAAGATTATCTCAAAAAAAATTGAGAATCTTCTATCCAGTTCATATCCACAAGCCAAACTCGAAATTCTATTTGCCGACGATTCGAATGACGCTACCCCACAAATTATCTCTAAGTATGCGGAAAAGTCGCCTAACATCCGATTGATGCATTTTGAGAAGAGGATGGGGTATAGTCCATCGATGCTTGCCGGTTGTCAGGCAGCTAAGGGTGAGATTATAATCTTAAACGATGCTGCTTCATTTCTTGAGCCATCCTCTATATCGATTATGGTGGAGCGCTTCAAGGATCCAAAGATTGGCGTTGTTAGCGGACGCGACGTTATCTTAAATACTGACGAAGATGCGGGCAAGTCAGAGAGTATCTATCAGAGGCTCTATAATTTCTTGAGAGTTGCTGAAACTAACATGGATTCAACCTTCTACATTAAGGGAGAAGCAGCTGCTGTTAGAAAGAGTGCTCTAGATAACTTGCAGGCGTCAACTGAAACATTTGATACGACTGTGGGGTTAGCGGCAAGACGCGAAGGTTTCAAGGTTATTTATGATCCTACTGTTAGCTTTCATGAGTATGCGCCTGCTACTCATTCAGGCAGGGTTCAGCAAAAGACGATTAGAGCCGCTCACTTGATGAGGGTTCTCTGGCGATACAAGGATATGATGTTTAAACCAGGATACGGCAAATATGGTTCCTTGATTTTGCCTTTCAATTTTGCGCTATTGACTCTTTTACCTGTTTTTATTTTAGTTTGGTCCTGTTCACTTGTTGTTCTGACTTTCTTGAATTTGAGTGCGGCTGTTTACTTTTGGTCTTTAATTGGTATTGCAGTTTTGCTGTTGTTAGTTTTTTCTCGACGGATTTTGGTTACTTTCGTCGAATTCGAATATTCTTTGCTTAAGGCTATCTATCAAATCATTTTTGTCAAAAAAGTGCACGACAAAATTGATACGGTTGCATCGACTCGAAGAGTCTAG
- the gmd gene encoding GDP-mannose 4,6-dehydratase, producing the protein METKKALITGITGQDGSYLAEFLLSKGYEVHGIIRRASTFNTGRIDHIYSDPHERGARLFLHYGDVSDSEQTSTVLSDVAPGEIYHLGAQSHVKVSFSMPEYTGNVTGLGTVRLLESIRRSCVKSKFYQASSSEMFGRSPSPQNEETPFSPTSPYAVAKVYAFWMAKNYRLGYNMFACNGILFNHESPRRGEVFVTRKITMAIASILAKKQEFLYLGNMEPKRDWGYAPEYVEVMWKILQQEVPDDFVVGTGEQHSVKEFVNEAFAYVGLDSERHTKTDSRYFRPTETDDLAADAKKIKKVTKWEAKVRFKDLVKIMIDADMRRAGLKPIGEGDAILQRKFPDKWWSDD; encoded by the coding sequence ATGGAAACGAAGAAGGCGTTAATAACTGGGATAACTGGTCAAGACGGTTCTTACTTAGCTGAGTTCTTACTCTCGAAGGGCTACGAGGTGCATGGAATTATCCGGAGGGCCAGCACTTTTAACACGGGTAGAATTGACCACATTTATTCAGATCCTCATGAACGTGGAGCACGACTCTTCCTGCACTACGGTGATGTTTCCGATTCGGAGCAGACTTCAACTGTTCTCAGTGATGTGGCGCCGGGTGAGATTTATCATCTGGGCGCTCAGAGCCATGTGAAAGTTAGTTTTAGTATGCCTGAGTATACTGGGAACGTTACGGGGTTGGGGACTGTAAGGTTGCTTGAGTCTATTAGGCGTAGTTGTGTTAAGTCAAAGTTTTATCAGGCTTCAAGCAGCGAAATGTTTGGGCGGTCGCCCTCGCCGCAGAATGAAGAGACCCCTTTCAGCCCCACAAGCCCGTATGCGGTGGCTAAGGTTTATGCTTTTTGGATGGCTAAGAATTACCGATTGGGGTACAATATGTTTGCCTGTAACGGTATCCTTTTTAATCATGAGTCTCCGAGGAGGGGTGAAGTGTTTGTTACCCGAAAGATAACTATGGCTATCGCTAGCATACTGGCGAAGAAACAAGAGTTTCTCTATCTAGGTAACATGGAACCCAAACGTGATTGGGGTTACGCTCCAGAATACGTGGAGGTTATGTGGAAGATTCTACAGCAAGAGGTTCCTGATGATTTTGTTGTCGGAACTGGTGAGCAACATTCAGTAAAGGAATTTGTCAATGAAGCCTTCGCGTATGTTGGACTAGATTCAGAAAGGCATACTAAAACAGACTCAAGGTATTTCCGACCGACCGAAACTGATGATTTAGCCGCTGATGCTAAGAAGATTAAAAAAGTTACCAAATGGGAAGCTAAAGTGAGGTTTAAGGATTTGGTTAAGATAATGATTGATGCTGACATGCGTAGAGCCGGATTAAAGCCAATAGGTGAGGGCGATGCTATTCTACAGAGAAAGTTTCCTGATAAATGGTGGAGTGACGATTGA
- a CDS encoding GDP-L-fucose synthase produces the protein MSFWADKRILLTGGAGFLGSAVFQNLTTRRGVLQNQIVIPRSSTVDLRVWEDCRKAVKDIDVVIHLAARVGGIGFNQKNPGTLFYDNILMGAQLMEASRREGVEKFVQVGTVCSYPKFTLVPFKEDDLWNGYPEETNAPYGVAKKSLLVMANAYRQQYGMNIIYLLPVNLYGPKDNFDLASSHVIPALIRKFVEAVERNDKEVPVWGSGSASREFLFVDDAAEGIMLATEKYDKADPVNLGTGHEIKIKDLVELISILTGFEGEIVWESSKPDGQPRRRLDVSRAKSEFGFEAKTDFVEGLKKTIEWYKVNKV, from the coding sequence ATGTCGTTTTGGGCTGATAAGCGTATTCTCTTAACCGGTGGAGCTGGCTTTTTGGGCTCTGCTGTTTTTCAGAATCTAACTACGCGGAGAGGCGTTTTGCAGAATCAGATTGTTATTCCTCGGAGTAGCACGGTAGATTTGAGAGTTTGGGAAGATTGCAGGAAAGCAGTAAAAGACATAGACGTCGTTATCCATCTTGCCGCGAGGGTTGGCGGTATAGGTTTCAACCAAAAGAATCCTGGAACTTTATTTTACGATAACATTCTTATGGGTGCTCAGCTTATGGAGGCTTCTCGGCGTGAAGGGGTTGAAAAATTTGTTCAGGTGGGGACAGTCTGTTCTTACCCAAAATTCACTCTCGTCCCATTCAAAGAAGACGATTTATGGAATGGATATCCTGAAGAAACCAACGCTCCCTATGGTGTAGCCAAGAAGTCCCTGCTTGTCATGGCTAATGCTTATCGACAGCAGTATGGCATGAACATAATTTATCTGTTGCCAGTCAACTTGTATGGTCCAAAGGATAATTTTGATTTGGCTTCTTCCCATGTTATTCCAGCACTAATCCGAAAATTCGTAGAAGCTGTTGAGCGAAATGATAAAGAAGTACCTGTTTGGGGATCTGGTTCTGCTTCGCGTGAGTTCTTGTTTGTCGATGACGCGGCTGAAGGCATCATGCTTGCCACTGAAAAATATGATAAAGCCGACCCCGTTAATTTGGGGACAGGGCATGAAATTAAAATTAAAGATCTCGTTGAGCTAATTTCGATATTAACTGGTTTTGAGGGTGAAATAGTTTGGGAATCTTCGAAACCTGATGGTCAACCGAGAAGACGCTTAGATGTGAGCAGGGCAAAGTCTGAGTTTGGTTTTGAAGCTAAAACAGATTTTGTTGAAGGACTAAAAAAGACCATTGAATGGTATAAAGTAAACAAGGTCTAA